The following proteins come from a genomic window of Campylobacter concisus:
- a CDS encoding CopD family protein has product MAEYYLYLKYLHYLFFISWMAVLFYQPRLYVYHVENMDKPDFVKVVEVMEYKMYHYIGWVALIGSFFTGILILIAMPDLIKTGHIHVKILVVILMAIYHLDLGRYMKQLKEKRCNKSGIFFRAYNEVPTIAMLIIIWVMIVNPF; this is encoded by the coding sequence ATGGCAGAATATTATCTTTACTTAAAATACCTCCACTATTTGTTTTTCATCTCGTGGATGGCAGTGCTGTTTTATCAGCCAAGGCTCTACGTTTATCACGTAGAAAACATGGACAAGCCAGACTTTGTAAAAGTGGTTGAGGTGATGGAGTACAAGATGTATCACTACATCGGCTGGGTAGCACTCATTGGCTCATTTTTCACTGGCATTTTGATACTTATCGCGATGCCTGATCTTATAAAAACTGGTCACATCCACGTCAAAATTTTAGTTGTCATCTTAATGGCTATCTATCACCTAGACCTTGGACGCTACATGAAGCAGCTCAAAGAAAAACGCTGTAACAAAAGCGGCATATTCTTTAGAGCTTACAACGAAGTGCCAACTATCGCGATGCTTATCATCATTTGGGTCATGATAGTAAATCCATTTTAA
- a CDS encoding PQQ-binding-like beta-propeller repeat protein: MLKPVKEIYNDAKTYEFDGFCVRMSSPFMMECKEILDSAEFKSAAKDENLNTNLPPKEQGARIGKSIWRLKLGAYLYTLVCLRDGVLYFGTAGKGGDLYAVDAKSGEVIFKFKTSGTEHFVWVDGQILLANRKNKPVLISAKDGLLLKEIEFEKFSLSADQIMLVSGGRLYAVANDGAKIYAVCAEI, from the coding sequence TTGCTAAAGCCTGTAAAAGAGATATATAACGACGCTAAAACGTATGAATTTGATGGTTTTTGCGTGCGGATGAGCTCGCCATTTATGATGGAGTGCAAAGAAATTTTGGACAGCGCAGAGTTCAAAAGTGCGGCAAAAGATGAAAATTTAAACACTAATTTGCCGCCCAAAGAGCAGGGCGCAAGGATAGGCAAGAGCATCTGGCGACTAAAGCTTGGCGCATATCTTTATACGCTAGTTTGCCTGCGTGATGGAGTGCTTTACTTTGGCACCGCTGGCAAGGGCGGAGATCTATACGCCGTGGATGCAAAAAGTGGCGAGGTGATATTTAAGTTTAAAACCAGCGGCACGGAGCATTTTGTTTGGGTTGATGGTCAAATTTTGCTCGCAAACCGCAAAAACAAGCCAGTTTTGATAAGCGCTAAAGATGGCTTGCTATTAAAAGAGATAGAGTTTGAGAAATTTAGCCTTAGCGCAGATCAGATCATGCTAGTAAGCGGTGGCAGGCTCTACGCTGTGGCAAATGACGGAGCTAAAATTTACGCAGTTTGCGCGGAAATTTAG
- a CDS encoding acetyl-CoA carboxylase subunit A — MIHKILIANRGEIAVRIVRACRDLHIQSVGIYTAPDSECLHVRIADEAYQVGEDPIKGYLDAKAIVKLAKECGADAIHPGYGFLSENYEFAKAVEDAGLIFIGPKAEVIRKMGDKNIARYLMKRNGIPIVPGTEKLNDESMDAIKEHARRIGYPVILKASGGGGGRGIREVWQEEDMQDAFESCTREAKTYFNNDEVFMEKLVVNPRHIEFQILGDNYGNIIHLCERDCSIQRRHQKIIEIAPCPSISENLRKIMGVTAVAAAKAVGYSNVGTIEFLLDDYNNFYFMEMNTRIQVEHGITEEITGHDLVVRQIRIAAGEILEIEQSDIKPRGYAIEARITAENVWENFIPAPGTIEGYYPALGPSVRVDSHVYKDYTIPPFYDSLIAKLIVKATDYDLAVNKLERALEEFTIEGVRTIIPFLLTISKSKEFRRGFFDTSYVEKNLKTILENTYDDMNKEPNDDLEEVIVEAIKRYKKKR; from the coding sequence ATGATACATAAAATTCTTATCGCAAATCGTGGTGAGATCGCAGTTAGGATAGTCAGAGCTTGTAGGGATTTACACATTCAAAGCGTAGGAATTTACACAGCGCCAGACAGCGAATGCTTACATGTAAGGATCGCTGATGAGGCCTATCAAGTGGGCGAAGATCCGATCAAAGGCTATCTTGATGCCAAAGCTATCGTAAAGCTTGCTAAAGAGTGCGGGGCTGACGCGATACACCCAGGATATGGCTTTTTAAGCGAAAACTACGAATTTGCAAAGGCGGTTGAGGATGCTGGGCTTATATTTATCGGTCCAAAGGCTGAAGTGATCAGAAAAATGGGTGATAAAAATATCGCAAGATACCTAATGAAGAGAAACGGCATACCAATCGTTCCAGGCACAGAAAAGCTAAATGACGAGAGCATGGATGCCATAAAAGAGCACGCTAGACGTATCGGCTACCCAGTCATTTTAAAAGCAAGTGGTGGTGGTGGTGGCCGTGGTATCAGAGAGGTTTGGCAAGAAGAAGATATGCAAGATGCCTTTGAGTCGTGCACCAGAGAGGCAAAGACCTACTTTAACAACGATGAAGTTTTTATGGAGAAGCTTGTCGTAAATCCTCGTCACATCGAGTTTCAAATTTTAGGCGACAACTACGGTAACATCATCCACCTTTGCGAGCGTGATTGCTCTATCCAAAGGCGCCACCAAAAGATCATCGAGATCGCACCTTGCCCTTCAATCAGTGAAAATTTAAGAAAGATCATGGGCGTGACCGCGGTGGCTGCTGCAAAGGCTGTGGGCTACTCAAACGTAGGAACGATCGAGTTTTTGCTAGATGATTACAACAACTTTTACTTCATGGAGATGAATACTCGTATCCAAGTGGAGCACGGCATCACCGAAGAGATCACAGGCCATGACCTTGTCGTTAGGCAGATAAGGATCGCAGCGGGCGAAATTTTAGAGATCGAGCAAAGCGACATCAAGCCGCGCGGCTACGCGATAGAAGCAAGGATCACGGCTGAGAATGTCTGGGAGAATTTCATCCCAGCACCAGGCACGATCGAGGGCTACTACCCAGCTCTTGGCCCATCTGTGCGCGTCGATAGCCACGTCTATAAGGACTACACCATACCGCCATTTTACGACTCACTCATCGCAAAACTGATCGTCAAAGCAACCGACTACGATCTTGCTGTAAATAAGCTTGAAAGAGCACTTGAAGAATTTACCATCGAGGGCGTGCGAACGATCATCCCATTTTTGCTAACGATCAGCAAAAGTAAGGAATTTAGAAGGGGATTTTTCGATACTAGCTACGTTGAGAAAAACTTAAAAACTATCCTTGAAAACACCTACGACGATATGAACAAAGAGCCAAATGACGACCTAGAAGAGGTCATCGTAGAGGCGATAAAAAGATATAAAAAGAAGAGATAA